One genomic segment of Dysosmobacter sp. Marseille-Q4140 includes these proteins:
- a CDS encoding pyruvate carboxylase, which translates to MSQEFKKVLVANRGEIAMRIFRACHDLGLQTIAIYSNEDMYSVFRTAADESYLIGKNLSPLGAYLDIPRIIALAKKHGADAIHPGYGFLSENGDFARACEEAGIKFIGPSSRVLDLMGDKLSAKQIAVECGVPTTPGTTEPLQSRQAAQKLAMEFGFPVILKAAAGGGGRGMRRCDTVEEVGVNFDLVKAEAKKAFGNDDIFMEKFLVEPKHIEVQVLGDEQGNVVHLFERDCSLQRRYQKVVEFTPAFSVDKKIRQALYEDAVKIAKHVGYVNAGTLEFLVDKEGHHYFIEMNPRIQVEHTVTEMVTGVDLVRSQILIAEGCPLSDPRIGIKKQSDLHVNGYAIQCRVTTEDPANNFAPDTGRITAYRSAGGFGIRLDGGNAYTGAVISPYYDSLLVKITTWDNTFEGVCRKAARAINEVHVRGVKTNIAFITNILKNPAFIAGQCHTKFIDETPELFQLDESQDRATKMLKYIGNIVVKEQGEHKLYDECRFPPVTGNRPDGLKQMLDAKGPKAVADWVKDQKKLLICDTTCRDAHQSLLATRVRSRDILKGMEGTSEILADAFSLECWGGATFDVAYRFLHESPWERLDMIREKAPNLLLQMLLRGANAVGYTNYPDNVIREFIKEAARSGIDVFRIFDSLNWIPGMEVAMDEVLKQDKICQATICYTGDILDPKRDKYPLKYYVDLAKELEKRGAHMLAIKDMSGVLKPYAAKKLVSTLKQEIGIPIQLHTHDTSGNQVAAYLLAAEAGVDVVDCAISSMAGMTSQPSLNAVVAALQGTERDTGLDLDRLQLLTDYWEDVRKRYDSFEGGLTCNNADIYRYEIPGGQYTNLKPQVESLGLGSRFMEVKENYRKVNEMLGDIVKVTPSSKMVGDLAIFMTQNHLTPENIVEKGEGLAFPDSAVSYFSGMMGQPAGGFPKDLQRVVLKGKSAITCRPGELLPPVDFEAKKREMASFDPDPTWRAVLSYCLYPKVVEDFVKNQKEYGYIMRLGSHVFFHGLAVGETNKVNIADGKTLVIKYLGLGEVDKEGMRTVSFELNGIRRDVQVPDEAAQKNIVKVPMADPEDKSQVGASIPGAVSKISVKVGDTVEKNQTLITIEAMKMETAITARMGGVVDSILIHEGDTVKGGQLLLTIR; encoded by the coding sequence GATCGCCATGCGGATCTTCCGGGCCTGCCACGACCTGGGGCTCCAGACCATCGCCATCTACTCCAACGAGGACATGTACAGCGTGTTCCGCACCGCCGCCGACGAGTCCTATCTGATCGGCAAGAACCTCAGCCCCCTGGGGGCCTATCTGGACATTCCCCGGATCATCGCCCTGGCCAAGAAGCACGGGGCCGACGCCATCCACCCCGGCTACGGCTTTTTGTCGGAGAACGGCGACTTCGCCCGGGCCTGTGAGGAGGCCGGCATCAAGTTCATCGGTCCCTCTTCCCGCGTGCTGGACCTGATGGGCGACAAGCTCTCCGCCAAGCAGATCGCCGTGGAGTGCGGCGTGCCCACCACCCCGGGCACCACCGAGCCCCTCCAGAGCCGCCAGGCCGCTCAGAAGCTGGCTATGGAGTTCGGCTTCCCCGTGATTTTGAAGGCAGCCGCCGGCGGCGGCGGCCGGGGCATGCGCCGGTGCGACACCGTGGAGGAAGTGGGCGTCAACTTCGACCTGGTGAAGGCCGAGGCCAAGAAGGCCTTCGGCAACGACGACATCTTCATGGAGAAGTTCCTGGTGGAGCCCAAGCACATCGAGGTCCAGGTCCTGGGCGACGAGCAGGGCAACGTGGTGCACCTGTTCGAGCGGGACTGCTCCCTCCAGCGCCGCTACCAGAAGGTGGTGGAGTTCACCCCCGCCTTCTCTGTGGACAAGAAGATCCGCCAGGCCCTGTACGAGGACGCGGTGAAGATCGCCAAGCACGTGGGCTATGTCAACGCCGGCACCCTGGAGTTCCTGGTGGACAAGGAGGGCCATCACTACTTCATTGAGATGAATCCCCGGATCCAGGTGGAGCACACCGTCACCGAGATGGTCACCGGCGTGGACCTGGTCCGTTCCCAGATCCTCATTGCCGAAGGCTGCCCCCTCAGCGATCCCCGCATCGGCATCAAGAAGCAGAGCGACCTCCACGTCAACGGCTACGCCATCCAGTGCCGCGTGACCACCGAGGACCCGGCCAACAACTTCGCCCCCGACACCGGCCGCATCACGGCCTACCGCTCCGCCGGCGGCTTCGGCATCCGCCTGGACGGCGGCAACGCCTACACCGGCGCGGTGATCTCTCCCTACTACGACTCCCTGCTGGTGAAGATCACCACCTGGGACAACACCTTCGAGGGCGTGTGCCGCAAGGCCGCCCGGGCTATCAACGAGGTCCACGTCCGGGGCGTCAAGACCAACATCGCCTTCATCACCAACATTCTCAAGAACCCGGCCTTCATTGCCGGCCAGTGCCATACCAAGTTCATCGACGAGACGCCGGAGCTGTTCCAGCTGGACGAGAGCCAGGACCGCGCCACCAAGATGCTCAAGTATATCGGCAACATCGTGGTCAAGGAGCAGGGCGAGCACAAGCTCTATGACGAGTGCCGCTTCCCGCCGGTGACGGGCAACCGGCCCGACGGGCTCAAGCAGATGCTGGACGCCAAGGGCCCCAAGGCCGTGGCCGACTGGGTGAAGGACCAGAAGAAGCTGCTGATCTGCGACACCACCTGCCGCGACGCCCACCAGTCCCTGCTGGCCACCCGGGTCCGCAGCCGCGACATCCTCAAGGGCATGGAGGGCACCAGCGAGATCCTGGCGGACGCCTTCTCCCTGGAGTGCTGGGGCGGCGCCACCTTCGACGTGGCCTACCGCTTCCTCCACGAGTCCCCCTGGGAGCGGCTGGACATGATCCGGGAGAAGGCCCCCAACCTGCTGCTGCAGATGCTGCTGCGGGGTGCCAACGCCGTGGGCTACACCAACTATCCCGACAACGTCATCCGGGAGTTCATCAAGGAGGCCGCCCGCTCCGGCATCGACGTGTTCCGGATCTTCGACTCCCTGAACTGGATCCCCGGCATGGAAGTGGCCATGGATGAGGTCCTCAAGCAGGATAAGATCTGCCAGGCCACCATCTGCTACACCGGCGACATCCTGGATCCCAAGCGGGACAAGTACCCCCTGAAATACTACGTGGATCTGGCCAAGGAGCTGGAGAAGCGGGGCGCCCACATGCTGGCCATCAAGGATATGTCCGGCGTGCTCAAGCCCTATGCCGCCAAGAAGCTGGTCTCCACCCTCAAGCAGGAGATCGGCATCCCCATCCAGCTCCACACCCACGACACCTCCGGCAACCAGGTGGCCGCCTATCTGCTGGCGGCGGAGGCCGGCGTGGACGTGGTGGACTGCGCCATCTCCTCCATGGCCGGCATGACCAGCCAGCCCTCTCTCAACGCCGTGGTGGCGGCCCTCCAGGGCACCGAGCGGGACACGGGCCTGGATCTGGACCGGCTGCAGCTGCTGACCGACTACTGGGAGGACGTGCGCAAGCGCTACGACTCCTTTGAGGGCGGCCTCACCTGCAACAACGCCGACATCTACCGCTATGAGATCCCCGGCGGCCAGTACACCAACCTCAAGCCCCAGGTGGAGTCCCTGGGCCTGGGCAGCCGCTTCATGGAGGTCAAGGAGAATTACCGCAAGGTCAACGAGATGCTGGGCGACATCGTGAAGGTGACGCCCTCTTCCAAGATGGTGGGCGACCTGGCCATCTTCATGACCCAGAACCATCTGACGCCGGAGAACATCGTGGAGAAGGGCGAGGGCCTGGCCTTCCCGGACAGCGCCGTCAGCTACTTCTCCGGCATGATGGGCCAGCCCGCCGGCGGCTTCCCCAAGGATCTCCAGCGGGTGGTCCTCAAGGGCAAGTCGGCCATCACCTGCCGGCCCGGCGAGCTGCTGCCGCCGGTGGACTTCGAGGCCAAGAAGCGGGAGATGGCCTCCTTCGACCCCGATCCCACCTGGCGGGCCGTGCTGAGCTACTGCCTGTATCCCAAGGTGGTGGAGGACTTCGTCAAGAACCAGAAGGAGTACGGCTATATCATGCGGCTGGGCAGCCACGTGTTCTTCCACGGCCTGGCCGTGGGTGAGACCAACAAGGTCAACATCGCCGACGGCAAGACCCTGGTCATCAAGTACCTGGGCCTGGGCGAGGTGGACAAGGAGGGCATGCGCACCGTCAGCTTCGAGCTCAACGGCATCCGGCGGGATGTGCAGGTGCCCGACGAGGCGGCCCAGAAGAACATCGTCAAGGTCCCCATGGCGGACCCCGAGGACAAGAGCCAGGTGGGCGCCTCCATCCCCGGCGCGGTCAGCAAGATCAGCGTCAAGGTGGGCGACACCGTGGAGAAGAACCAGACCCTCATCACCATCGAGGCCATGAAGATGGAGACCGCCATCACCGCCCGCATGGGCGGCGTGGTGGATAGTATTTTGATCCACGAGGGCGACACCGTCAAGGGCGGCCAGCTGCTGCTGACCATCCGCTGA
- a CDS encoding TAXI family TRAP transporter solute-binding subunit, giving the protein MKKYLSLLLAVLMTASLLAGCGGDTASDDTAADDTASAETGDTAASTGSGVELKFTTGGDQGTYYGFGTVLAQYVTSNTGSKVTAVVSNGSQDNIEQMDLNTAQLGFVQSDVMSYAYNGERLFEGMAVENFSTVAALYMEQVQIVTCDPSIQSVADLKGKNVSIGASGSGVYYNALDVLAAYGLTEQDINPTFQDFGNSVDALQDGKIDAAFVVAGAPTVAVTSLATAKDVYLVSLDDEHIEALKAECPYYEKYVIPEGTYEGVAETTTVAVGAVVIARDDVAEDDVYNFVSAIFENADSLAHDKAGELDLEFASSVTAVPYHPGAAKYFAEKGIEAPTK; this is encoded by the coding sequence ATGAAGAAGTATTTATCTTTGCTGCTGGCCGTCCTCATGACGGCTTCTCTGCTGGCCGGCTGCGGCGGCGATACCGCCAGCGACGATACCGCTGCTGATGACACCGCTTCCGCCGAGACCGGCGATACCGCCGCTTCCACCGGCTCCGGCGTGGAGCTGAAGTTCACCACCGGCGGCGACCAGGGCACCTATTATGGCTTCGGCACCGTGCTGGCCCAGTATGTCACCAGCAACACCGGCTCCAAGGTCACTGCTGTGGTCTCCAACGGCTCTCAGGACAACATTGAGCAGATGGACCTGAACACCGCCCAGCTGGGCTTCGTCCAGTCCGACGTCATGAGCTACGCCTATAACGGCGAGCGCCTGTTCGAGGGTATGGCTGTGGAGAACTTCTCCACCGTGGCCGCTCTGTATATGGAGCAGGTCCAGATCGTCACCTGCGATCCCTCCATCCAGTCTGTGGCTGACCTGAAGGGCAAGAACGTATCCATCGGCGCCTCCGGCTCCGGCGTGTACTACAACGCTCTGGACGTGCTGGCCGCCTATGGCCTGACTGAGCAGGACATCAACCCCACCTTCCAGGACTTCGGCAACAGCGTGGACGCCCTGCAGGACGGCAAGATCGACGCCGCCTTTGTGGTGGCCGGCGCTCCCACCGTGGCCGTGACCTCCCTGGCCACCGCCAAGGACGTGTATCTGGTCAGCCTGGACGATGAGCACATCGAGGCTCTGAAGGCCGAGTGCCCCTACTATGAGAAGTACGTGATCCCCGAGGGGACCTATGAGGGTGTGGCCGAGACCACCACTGTGGCCGTGGGCGCCGTGGTCATCGCCCGGGACGACGTGGCTGAGGACGATGTGTACAACTTCGTCTCCGCCATCTTCGAGAACGCCGACTCCCTGGCCCACGACAAGGCCGGCGAGCTGGATCTGGAGTTTGCCTCCTCCGTCACCGCCGTGCCCTATCATCCCGGCGCCGCCAAGTACTTCGCCGAGAAGGGCATCGAAGCTCCCACCAAGTAA
- a CDS encoding TRAP transporter permease: MGLFKKKATQEPVLPVNEVHDDSTGTAADVEAVMKKYDRESNTRVWEGAPKVAISILMAAFSLYCIIDTVFLTTLTEIRLPVFVGLVLLLGFLTFPARKGDDRVNHLPWYDVLLIVCGSGAYFFYAANAMTVIQLSSRIMKEPLYMVIGFIGIIALIELCRRCVGIPILCVAGVLLVYTFVNLMGTRALTADQLALTLSQVIRTMFYTTNGIFGGPISVCAKFIVVFIIFGAFLERTGIANFFISLANAVAGAAPGGPAKVAVISSALCGMVSGSSVGNTVTTGSVTIPMMKKTGYKGEFAGAVEAAASTGGQIMPPIMGAAAFLMAEFTGEPYSQIAVRAILPAVLYFTGIYIAVHLEAKKLGLQGIPRDQLPRLGHLMKRIYLLFPLVLLVALVSTNTYTMAYSAALAIVATIVVSLPDIILDGIHAGGARRSGLDLGRMVFGALEGGAKGSITVAVACGMAGVISGCITVTGLASKLLSAIVSVAGGHMMIALVLTMLCCIVLGMGVPTTANYCIMAATCAPILMDPSIGVTMMAAHFFVFYFGIVADITPPVALAAYAGSAIAKADPMKTGVNATKLAIAAFIVPYIFALSPQMLFIDVDSAFQVVQICISALLGIFGVAAALSGFLYRHIPMLLRVVIAAGGLCMLVPGTWSDIVGFLLVAGVVLYQRFSARRLTAA; this comes from the coding sequence ATGGGCCTATTCAAGAAAAAAGCGACTCAGGAGCCGGTGCTGCCGGTAAATGAGGTACACGACGATTCCACCGGCACCGCCGCCGACGTGGAAGCCGTCATGAAAAAATACGACCGGGAGTCCAACACCCGGGTGTGGGAGGGCGCGCCCAAGGTTGCGATCAGCATTCTGATGGCTGCGTTCTCTCTGTACTGCATCATCGACACGGTCTTTCTCACCACCCTGACGGAAATCCGTCTGCCGGTGTTTGTGGGACTGGTGCTGCTGCTGGGCTTTTTGACCTTTCCCGCCCGGAAGGGCGACGACCGGGTCAACCACCTGCCCTGGTATGATGTGCTGCTGATCGTCTGCGGTTCCGGCGCCTACTTCTTCTATGCCGCCAACGCCATGACAGTCATCCAGCTGTCCAGCCGCATCATGAAGGAACCCCTGTACATGGTGATCGGCTTCATCGGCATCATTGCCCTGATTGAGCTGTGCCGCCGCTGTGTGGGCATTCCCATTTTGTGCGTGGCCGGCGTGCTGCTGGTGTATACCTTCGTCAACCTCATGGGCACCCGGGCGCTGACGGCGGATCAGCTGGCGCTGACGCTGTCCCAGGTGATCCGCACCATGTTCTATACCACCAACGGCATCTTCGGCGGACCCATCAGCGTGTGCGCCAAGTTCATCGTGGTGTTCATCATCTTCGGCGCGTTCCTGGAGCGCACCGGCATCGCCAACTTCTTCATCAGTCTGGCCAACGCCGTGGCCGGCGCCGCCCCCGGCGGCCCCGCCAAGGTGGCCGTTATCTCCTCCGCCCTGTGCGGCATGGTGTCCGGCTCCTCCGTGGGCAACACCGTCACCACCGGTTCCGTTACCATTCCCATGATGAAAAAGACCGGCTACAAGGGTGAGTTCGCCGGCGCAGTGGAGGCCGCCGCCTCCACCGGCGGCCAGATCATGCCGCCCATTATGGGCGCCGCCGCCTTCCTGATGGCGGAGTTCACCGGTGAGCCTTACAGTCAGATCGCTGTCCGGGCCATCCTGCCCGCCGTACTGTACTTTACCGGCATTTACATCGCCGTCCATCTGGAGGCTAAAAAGCTGGGCCTTCAGGGCATTCCACGGGATCAGCTGCCCAGGCTTGGGCACCTGATGAAGCGCATCTACCTGCTCTTCCCCCTGGTGCTGCTGGTGGCTCTGGTCTCCACCAACACCTACACCATGGCTTACTCTGCCGCCCTGGCCATCGTAGCCACCATCGTGGTGAGCCTGCCCGACATCATTTTGGACGGTATCCATGCCGGCGGCGCGCGCCGCTCCGGCCTGGACCTTGGCCGCATGGTATTCGGCGCCCTGGAAGGCGGCGCCAAGGGCTCCATCACCGTGGCCGTGGCCTGCGGCATGGCCGGCGTCATCTCCGGCTGCATCACGGTGACGGGCCTGGCCTCCAAGCTGCTCAGCGCCATCGTCTCTGTGGCCGGCGGCCATATGATGATCGCCCTGGTGCTGACTATGCTGTGCTGCATCGTGCTGGGTATGGGCGTGCCCACCACCGCCAACTACTGCATCATGGCGGCCACCTGCGCCCCCATCCTGATGGACCCCTCCATCGGCGTGACCATGATGGCGGCCCACTTCTTCGTGTTCTACTTCGGCATCGTGGCGGACATCACCCCGCCCGTGGCCCTGGCGGCCTATGCCGGCAGCGCCATCGCCAAGGCCGATCCCATGAAGACCGGCGTCAACGCCACCAAGCTGGCCATCGCCGCCTTCATCGTGCCCTACATCTTTGCCCTCAGTCCCCAGATGCTCTTTATTGATGTCGACAGCGCCTTCCAGGTGGTCCAGATCTGCATCAGCGCGCTGCTGGGTATCTTCGGCGTGGCTGCCGCCCTCAGCGGCTTCCTCTACCGGCACATCCCCATGCTGCTGCGGGTGGTCATCGCCGCCGGCGGACTGTGCATGCTGGTCCCCGGTACCTGGAGCGATATTGTGGGCTTCCTGCTGGTGGCGGGTGTGGTGCTGTATCAGCGCTTCTCCGCCCGGCGCCTGACTGCGGCCTGA
- a CDS encoding HlyD family efflux transporter periplasmic adaptor subunit: MAEVKDLEQLPETAPEQAQEAPQTPAVPLKERWRAMPRKKRRRIIRWTAILLVLAILAAILLKVFGGKGGDAQVVTDVVQYGSITSVVENSGLTKAKSSETITLTTTGTVMDVLVAEGEKVTAGTPLFVVESPAAETAVQKARSNVEGYEKQLAQAQKDLAGLNFSAPFAGKIMLKDEHPDLQVGDEVAKGAAVAELNDDTRLRLEQYYSYAYAGDLYVGQSVNVSIPALMTSIPGTVEAVHMVSRITPEGSKLFSAEIVVNNEGSLTAEMAASATVTVGGETVYPYEPGKLEYYRSTTLTTTVGGTVLANNLVNYLQVSAGQVLLQIDAQQSESELFTIQQNLETAKADLEAAEKNLANCKATAPIDGMVIGLTMQPGDEIAANTAVVTISDTSAILVSANVDERNISYIKPGMPVELDQWGTPAFGTVETVSLSSTVNNGVATYPITISVDNSEGTIQVNSYINFKITASENDNCLVLPLQCVRKISQEDGTTVDVVFVKGSRPENAIETPMLEEEIPSGFWAVPVEIGISDNSNVEIKSGVEEGTEVFTQIQSIQAYG; encoded by the coding sequence ATGGCTGAAGTCAAGGACCTGGAACAGCTGCCGGAGACTGCACCGGAGCAGGCACAGGAGGCTCCCCAGACCCCGGCGGTGCCGCTGAAGGAGCGGTGGCGGGCGATGCCCCGGAAAAAACGCCGCCGGATCATCCGGTGGACCGCGATCTTGCTGGTGCTGGCCATTCTGGCGGCGATCTTGCTCAAGGTGTTCGGCGGAAAGGGCGGCGACGCCCAGGTAGTGACCGATGTGGTCCAGTACGGCTCCATTACCTCCGTGGTGGAAAACAGCGGCCTCACCAAGGCCAAGAGCAGCGAGACCATCACCCTGACCACCACCGGTACGGTAATGGACGTGCTGGTGGCGGAGGGCGAGAAGGTCACCGCCGGCACGCCGCTGTTCGTGGTGGAATCCCCGGCGGCGGAGACTGCTGTCCAGAAGGCCCGCAGCAATGTGGAGGGCTATGAAAAGCAGCTTGCCCAGGCCCAGAAGGACCTGGCCGGTCTGAATTTCAGCGCCCCCTTTGCCGGAAAGATCATGCTGAAGGATGAGCACCCGGATCTGCAGGTGGGCGATGAGGTGGCCAAGGGTGCCGCCGTGGCGGAGCTCAACGACGATACCAGGCTGCGCCTGGAGCAGTATTACAGCTATGCCTATGCCGGAGACCTGTATGTGGGTCAGTCGGTGAATGTGTCCATCCCGGCGCTGATGACCTCCATCCCCGGCACCGTGGAGGCGGTCCACATGGTCAGCCGCATCACGCCGGAGGGCTCCAAGCTGTTCTCTGCGGAGATCGTGGTGAACAACGAGGGCTCCCTGACGGCTGAGATGGCGGCCTCCGCCACCGTCACTGTGGGCGGCGAGACCGTGTATCCCTATGAGCCGGGCAAGCTGGAGTACTACCGCTCCACCACCCTGACCACCACCGTGGGCGGCACCGTGCTGGCCAACAACCTGGTGAACTACCTCCAGGTCTCCGCCGGTCAGGTGCTGCTGCAGATTGACGCGCAGCAGAGCGAGAGTGAGCTGTTCACCATCCAGCAGAACCTGGAGACCGCCAAGGCGGATCTGGAGGCGGCAGAGAAGAACCTGGCCAACTGCAAGGCCACCGCCCCCATTGACGGTATGGTGATCGGACTGACCATGCAGCCCGGCGACGAGATCGCCGCCAACACCGCCGTGGTCACCATTTCCGATACCTCCGCTATCCTGGTCAGCGCCAACGTGGATGAGCGGAACATCAGTTACATCAAGCCCGGCATGCCGGTGGAGCTGGACCAGTGGGGCACCCCGGCCTTCGGTACGGTGGAGACCGTCAGCCTGTCCTCCACGGTCAACAACGGCGTGGCTACCTATCCCATCACCATCTCTGTGGACAACAGCGAGGGGACCATCCAGGTCAACAGCTACATCAATTTCAAGATCACAGCCAGCGAGAACGACAACTGCCTGGTGCTGCCGCTCCAGTGTGTCCGAAAGATCTCCCAGGAGGACGGGACCACCGTGGATGTGGTGTTCGTCAAGGGGAGCCGGCCGGAAAACGCCATCGAGACGCCTATGCTGGAAGAGGAGATTCCCAGCGGCTTCTGGGCGGTGCCGGTGGAGATCGGCATCTCCGACAACAGCAATGTGGAGATCAAGTCCGGCGTGGAGGAAGGGACCGAGGTCTTTACCCAGATCCAGTCCATCCAGGCCTATGGTTGA
- a CDS encoding ABC transporter ATP-binding protein yields the protein MIELRDVYKIYGEGLESEVRALDGVSLTIDRGEFVAIVGQSGSGKSTMMNVLGCLDVPTRGDYLLDGTDVRELTDKELSHIRNKQIGFIFQQYNLIQDLTVLENVELPLIYQGIRVDDRYDLATEALARVGLAGRMKHRPTEMSGGQQQRVAIARAIAAKPPIIMADEPTGALDSRTGHEVLEFLQQLNREGTTVILITHDNGIAATARRCVRLQDGKVVEDRQQEVDWF from the coding sequence CTGATCGAACTGCGGGACGTCTATAAGATCTACGGCGAGGGCCTGGAGAGCGAGGTCCGCGCTTTGGACGGCGTTTCCCTGACCATTGACCGGGGGGAGTTCGTGGCCATCGTGGGCCAGTCCGGCTCCGGCAAGTCCACCATGATGAACGTGCTGGGCTGCCTGGACGTCCCCACCCGGGGTGACTACCTTCTGGACGGTACCGACGTCCGGGAACTGACGGACAAGGAGCTCTCCCATATCCGCAACAAGCAGATCGGCTTCATCTTCCAGCAGTATAATCTGATTCAGGATCTGACGGTGCTGGAGAATGTGGAGCTGCCGCTGATCTACCAGGGGATCCGGGTGGACGACCGGTACGACCTGGCTACAGAGGCCCTGGCCCGCGTGGGACTGGCAGGCCGGATGAAGCACCGGCCCACGGAGATGTCCGGCGGCCAGCAGCAGCGAGTGGCCATTGCCCGGGCCATTGCCGCCAAGCCCCCCATCATCATGGCCGACGAGCCCACCGGCGCGTTGGATTCCCGCACAGGCCATGAAGTGCTGGAATTCCTCCAGCAGCTCAACCGGGAGGGGACCACGGTGATCCTCATTACCCATGACAACGGCATTGCCGCCACCGCCCGCCGCTGCGTGCGGCTTCAGGACGGGAAGGTGGTGGAGGACCGGCAGCAGGAGGTGGACTGGTTTTGA
- a CDS encoding ABC transporter permease: MNIRQAMKMAWKSIWGKKGRSFLTMLGIIIGIAAVMTIVSAINGYTTKTMEQYAAMGSNKLTVYIWNYLYDEKGNSLGKDYFPALYDYCSTIKEYVVGVTPQANCEATVVYGTKSSANMQYNYDDKGNPIGDFPPSIYYVSDQYSICNNLTVTKGRDLSMLDCQRYNQVCVLGATAAKAFFDGVDPVGKEMQFNGQSFEVIGVYGSRVGKDNPNGQNMDNFILVPYTARRVLGGAAPEQFIVKARDSASLIEASTRIGGFLKGLVDPASGGFNVDKENSWQDYQNQQMGMISMILGGIAAISLLVGGIGIMNIMLVTVTERTREIGIRRAIGAERVSIITQFLIEAAMLCGIGGVFGILVGTGGSLLVGRLMFKMTIFPAVWITLCAFTLSLALGILFGIYPAVKASKLQPVEALRAE, encoded by the coding sequence TTGAATATCCGACAGGCCATGAAAATGGCGTGGAAGTCCATCTGGGGCAAGAAAGGCCGGTCCTTTCTGACCATGCTGGGCATCATCATCGGCATCGCGGCGGTCATGACCATTGTTTCCGCCATCAACGGCTACACCACCAAGACCATGGAGCAGTATGCCGCCATGGGCAGCAACAAGCTGACGGTCTATATCTGGAACTATCTCTATGATGAGAAGGGCAACAGCCTGGGCAAGGATTACTTCCCGGCCCTGTATGACTATTGCAGTACCATCAAGGAGTATGTGGTGGGCGTGACGCCCCAGGCAAACTGCGAAGCCACGGTGGTGTACGGCACCAAGAGCTCTGCCAATATGCAGTACAATTACGATGACAAGGGCAACCCCATAGGCGATTTTCCCCCCAGCATCTACTATGTCAGTGATCAGTACAGCATCTGCAACAATCTGACGGTCACCAAGGGGCGGGACCTGAGCATGCTGGATTGCCAGCGCTATAACCAGGTCTGTGTCCTGGGCGCCACGGCGGCCAAGGCGTTTTTTGACGGCGTGGATCCCGTGGGCAAGGAAATGCAGTTCAACGGGCAGAGCTTTGAGGTCATCGGCGTCTATGGCAGCCGTGTGGGCAAGGACAATCCCAACGGCCAGAACATGGACAATTTCATCCTTGTGCCCTATACCGCCCGGCGGGTCCTGGGCGGCGCGGCTCCGGAGCAGTTCATCGTCAAAGCCCGGGACAGCGCCTCCTTGATCGAGGCCAGTACCCGGATCGGCGGCTTTCTGAAGGGCCTGGTGGATCCCGCCAGCGGCGGCTTCAACGTGGACAAGGAGAACTCCTGGCAGGACTACCAGAACCAGCAGATGGGCATGATCTCCATGATCCTGGGCGGCATCGCCGCCATCAGCCTGCTGGTGGGCGGCATCGGCATCATGAACATCATGCTGGTCACTGTCACCGAGCGGACCCGGGAGATCGGCATTCGCCGGGCCATCGGCGCCGAGCGGGTCTCCATCATCACCCAGTTCCTGATCGAGGCGGCTATGCTCTGCGGCATCGGCGGTGTTTTCGGTATCCTGGTGGGCACCGGCGGCAGTCTGCTGGTGGGTCGGCTGATGTTTAAGATGACCATTTTCCCGGCAGTGTGGATCACGCTCTGCGCGTTTACGCTGTCGCTGGCGCTGGGAATTCTGTTTGGCATTTATCCGGCCGTCAAGGCATCCAAACTTCAGCCGGTGGAAGCCCTGCGGGCGGAATGA